Within the Fischerella sp. PCC 9605 genome, the region AGCTTTTGAAGAATTTGACTATGTGCCTGTAGAACCAGGTTCGGTGAGATTACCAGGATATCGCCCCACTGTGAAGGGAAATCCACGGCAAATTAACGCAGCGATTCAATTAATTCGCCAAAGTCGCCGTCCTTTGCTGTATGTGGGTGGAGGTGCGATCGCCTCTGATGCTTACGCAGAAATTCAAGAACTAGCTGAATTATTTAATATTCCCGTCACCACAACATTGATGGGTTTGGGTGCATTTGACGAACATCATCCTCTCTCGGTGGGAATGTTGGGAATGCACGGCACCGCCTACGCCAACTTTGCTGTCACCGACTGTGACTTACTCATTTGTGTTGGTGCTAGATTTGATGACCGTGTTACTGGTAAGTTAGATGAATTCGCTTCCCGCGCTCAAGTCATTCACATCGACATCGATCCCGCAGAAGTTGGTAAAAACCGCGTTCCCGAAGTACCCATCGTCGGCGATGTCAAGAACGTGTTGCAAGACATCTTGCGTCGATGCCAAGAACTAGGTATTAAGAGTACGCCCAACCAAACTCAAGAGTGGTTGAGATTAATCAACCGCTGGAAAGAAGAGTATCCGTTGGTAGTGCCACAGTATCCCGATAGTATGTCACCACAAGAGGTGATTGCAGAAGTCGGCCGCCAAGCACCCCACGCCTACTATACAACCGATGTGGGTCAACACCAGATGTGGTCAGCCCAATTTCTTAAGGCAGGGCCAAGACGCTGGATTTCTAGTGGTGGCTTGGGAACGATGGGCTTTGGTTTGCCTGCTGCTATGGGTGCGAAAGTGGCATTCCCGAATGCAGAAGTTATCTGTATCAGCGGTGATGCTAGCTTCCAGATGTGTTTGCAAGAGCTTGGGACGCTTGCACAGTATGGCATAAATGTCAAGACTGTGATTGTCAATAATGGCTGGCAGGGAATGGTGCGTCAGTGGCAGCAAGCCTTCCACGGAGAGCGTTACTCATGCTCGAATATGGAAGTTGGGATGCCAGATATTGAGTTGCTTTGTAAAGCTTACGGTATTAAGGGCATAGTGGTTAAGAGCCGGGAAGAACTTAAAGACGCGATCGCCGAAATGTTAGCTCATGATGGCCCGGTAATTATCGATGCTCACGTCACCAAAGATGAGAACTGCTACCCAATGGTAGCCCCAGGAAAGAGCAACGCTCAGATGATCGGCTTACCCAAACAGCTACCAAAAACTGATGTCGAACCTGTTTATTGCAGTAACTGCGGAGCTAAAAATCTTCCCAATAACAACTTCTGTCCTGAGTGTGGAACTAAGTTGTAGAGCGATCGCAATTTGTCAATAATTATGTAGGGTGGGTCAGTAACCCACCCTTTGTGTTAATTACATGCTTGCCGAAGAACTAATATCATGTCCGTTTCTCGCAGAGTACCCGTAAGGGTAATTGGGGTATTACCTAATAGTTGCGATCGCAGTAGGAACATAAATTGATTATCCGGACTTGATATTATGCCTAAAATCCAAGAAGCTTTAACAACGATTAAAGTGGGTGATGTGGTTTTGATCGCTCCATAAAATATTAATTATTAATAAATCACTCAAGTTTATCTCCGCGTCACCGCGTCTGTTCATCTCCCAGCAAACAGACGGTAATACTACTTTAAAAAGACGTGAAGACCGATCCAGCTAGTTACCCACCTCTTTTTACAATGACCATATAAGAACAAAACTTATATTTGCGCGTGTTGTAGTTCGTTCCTCAAAAAGCCTATGCAACCAACTAATCCAAACCAATTTACAGAAAAAGCGTGGGAAGCGATCGCGCATACTCCTGATATTGCCAAACAAAACCAGCATCAGCAAATCGAAAGCGAACACCTGATGAAGGCGTTGTTAGAACAGGAAGGCCTAGCAGGGCCGATTTTGACGAAAGCTGGTGTGAATCTGCAAAAACTGCGCGATCGCACTGACCAATTTATTCAACGTCAGCCAAAAGTTTCTGGTAGTATTAGTTCCGTATACTTGGGACGCAGCTTGGATTCACTTCTAGACCGAGCTGAAGGTTATCGTAAGGAGTTTGGTGACGAGTACATCTCGATTGAACACCTATTACTTGCTTACGCCAAAGATGACCGCTTTGGTAAAAGTTTATTCCAAGAATTTGGATTAGACGAAAGAAAATTAAAGGATACTATTAAACAAGTTCGAGGGAGCCAGAAAGTGACCGACCAAAATCCAGAAGGCAAATACCAAGCACTGGAGAAATATGGGCGTGACCTCACAGAAGCTGCCCGTCAAGGTAAACTCGATCCGGTGATCGGACGCGATGATGAAATTCGCCGTACTATTCAAATTCTCTCTCGCCGTACCAAGAATAACCCCGTGTTGATTGGGGAACCAGGTGTAGGTAAAACTGCAATTGTGGAAGGTTTAGCCCAGCGCATCGTTGCTGGCGACGTACCCCAGTCCCTTAAAGACCGCAAACTGATGGCTTTGGACATGGGTGCTTTGATTGCGGGGGCAAAATTCCGGGGTGAATTTGAAGAACGCCTGAAAGCAGTATTAAAAGAAGTTACCGAGTCCGGCGGCAATATAATTCTGTTTATTGATGAAATTCACACCGTTGTTGGTGCGGGTGCAACCCAAGGCGCAATGGATGCTAGTAACTTGCTCAAACCAATGTTGGCGCGGGGTGAATTACGCTGTATCGGTGCGACAACCTTAGATGAGTACCGCAAGTATATTGAAAAAGATGCCGCTCTAGAAAGACGCTTCCAGCAAGTTTATGTAGACCAGCCGAGTGTAGAAGATACTATCTCGATTCTGCGCGGGTTGAAAGAGCGGTATGAACTGCACCACGGGGTGAAAATTTCCGATAATGCTTTAGTGGCGGCGGCGACATTGTCGAGTCGATATATTTCTGACCGCTTCTTACCAGACAAAGCCATTGACTTGGTAGACGAAGCAGCGGCGAGACTGAAAATGGAGATTACCTCCAAACCAGAAGAACTCGACGAAATCGATCGCAAGATTCTGCAATTAGAAATGGAGAAGCTATCGCTGCAAAAAGAAAGCAATGCAGCTTCTCGAGAACGTCTGGAAAAACTAGAAAAAGAACTTGCAGATCTCAAAGAAGAACAAAGGGCGCTAAATGCTCAATGGCAGT harbors:
- the clpB gene encoding ATP-dependent chaperone ClpB, which gives rise to MQPTNPNQFTEKAWEAIAHTPDIAKQNQHQQIESEHLMKALLEQEGLAGPILTKAGVNLQKLRDRTDQFIQRQPKVSGSISSVYLGRSLDSLLDRAEGYRKEFGDEYISIEHLLLAYAKDDRFGKSLFQEFGLDERKLKDTIKQVRGSQKVTDQNPEGKYQALEKYGRDLTEAARQGKLDPVIGRDDEIRRTIQILSRRTKNNPVLIGEPGVGKTAIVEGLAQRIVAGDVPQSLKDRKLMALDMGALIAGAKFRGEFEERLKAVLKEVTESGGNIILFIDEIHTVVGAGATQGAMDASNLLKPMLARGELRCIGATTLDEYRKYIEKDAALERRFQQVYVDQPSVEDTISILRGLKERYELHHGVKISDNALVAAATLSSRYISDRFLPDKAIDLVDEAAARLKMEITSKPEELDEIDRKILQLEMEKLSLQKESNAASRERLEKLEKELADLKEEQRALNAQWQSEKDIITKIQSVKEEIDRVNLEIQQAERDYDLNRAAELKYGKLTDLHRKLETAESELAQTQRTGKSLLREEVTESDIAEVISKWTGIPISKLVESEKEKLLHLEDELHRRVVGQEEAVTAVADAIQRSRAGLADPNRPIASFIFLGPTGVGKTELAKALAAYLFDTEEALVRIDMSEYMEKHAVSRLIGAPPGYVGYEEGGQLTESIRRRPYAVILFDEIEKAHPEVFNILLQILDDGRVTDAQGHTVDFKNTIIIMTSNIGSQFILDVAGDEARYDEMRHRVMEAMRNSFRPEFLNRIDELIIFHSLQKDQLREIVQLQVERLRQRLGDRKMSLKLSDAALDFLAEVGYDPVFGARPLKRAIQRELETPIAKAILRGEFNDGDTIFVDIENERLSFKRLPAELLTT
- the ilvB gene encoding biosynthetic-type acetolactate synthase large subunit, whose product is MRSRSSINAPQTENQTQSNVSLSPVVTPRRASGGFALLDSLKRHGVECIFGYPGGAILPIYDELYFEQVTGGIKHILVRHEQGAAHAADGYARATGKVGVCFGTSGPGATNLVTGIATAYMDSIPMVIVTGQVPRKMIGTDAFQETDIYGITLPIVKHSYVVRDPRDMARIVAEAFHIASTGRPGPVLIDVPKDVAFEEFDYVPVEPGSVRLPGYRPTVKGNPRQINAAIQLIRQSRRPLLYVGGGAIASDAYAEIQELAELFNIPVTTTLMGLGAFDEHHPLSVGMLGMHGTAYANFAVTDCDLLICVGARFDDRVTGKLDEFASRAQVIHIDIDPAEVGKNRVPEVPIVGDVKNVLQDILRRCQELGIKSTPNQTQEWLRLINRWKEEYPLVVPQYPDSMSPQEVIAEVGRQAPHAYYTTDVGQHQMWSAQFLKAGPRRWISSGGLGTMGFGLPAAMGAKVAFPNAEVICISGDASFQMCLQELGTLAQYGINVKTVIVNNGWQGMVRQWQQAFHGERYSCSNMEVGMPDIELLCKAYGIKGIVVKSREELKDAIAEMLAHDGPVIIDAHVTKDENCYPMVAPGKSNAQMIGLPKQLPKTDVEPVYCSNCGAKNLPNNNFCPECGTKL